In a single window of the Centroberyx gerrardi isolate f3 chromosome 17, fCenGer3.hap1.cur.20231027, whole genome shotgun sequence genome:
- the gabrg1 gene encoding gamma-aminobutyric acid receptor subunit gamma-1 isoform X1 gives MNRGVFAVLARALQQHVKGKAMNPWLLFALLGLCVAAFGPSKQEDEDYEDVPINKTWVLSPKVYESDVTLILNKLLQGYDNKLRPDIGVRPTVIETAVYVNSIGPVDPINMEYTIDIFFAQTWYDSRLKFNSSMKLLMLNSNMVGKIWIPDTFFRNSRKSDAHWITTPNRLLRLWSNGRVMYTLRLTINAECYLKLHNFPMDEHSCPLEFSSYGYPKNEIMYRWQRRSVEVADQRYWRLYQFAFVGLRNTTDVAHTQSGEYVIMTIFFDLSRRMGYFTIQTYIPCSMIVVLSWVSFWINKDAVPARTSLGITTVLTMTTLSTISRKSLPKVSYVTAMDLFVSVCFIFTFAALMEYGTLHYFTSNRQTKKAKANSAQQKSSSMVNIRPGTSLLQMNNIVPYHEEDDYAYECLDGKDCTSFFCCFDDCRSGAWRENRMHVRVSKIDSYSRIFFPTAFGLFNLVYWIGYLYL, from the exons cGT TGCGGCGTTTGGGCCCAGTAAACAGGAGGACGAGGACTACGAAGACGTCCCCATAAATAAGACTTGGGTTTTATCACCTAAGGTCTACGAGAGCGACGTGACCTTGATCCTAAATAAACTGCTGCAGGGCTACGACAACAAACTACGGCCTGATATTGGAG TGAGGCCAACAGTGATTGAAACAGCCGTGTATGTCAACAGCATTGGACCAGTGGACCCCATTAACATG GAATACACCATTGACATCTTCTTTGCCCAGACATGGTACGACAGCCGACTTAAGTTCAACAGCTCAATGAAACTGCTCATGCTCAACAGCAACATGGTAGGCAAAATCTGGATTCCCGACACGTTCTTCAGGAACTCCCGGAAATCAGACGCCCACTGGATCACCACTCCAAATCGCCTCCTGAGACTGTGGAGCAACGGCAGAGTGATGTACACACTGAG GTTGACTATTAATGCGGAGTGCTACCTTAAGCTGCATAACTTTCCAATGGACGAGCACTCGTGTCCGCTGGAGTTTTCAAGCT ATGGTTATCCTAAGAATGAGATCATGTACCGTTGGCAGAGGCGCTCGGTGGAGGTGGCAGACCAGCGCTACTGGAGACTCTACCAGTTTGCCTTTGTAGGGTTGAGGAACACCACCGATGTGGCACACACCCAGTCAG GGGAATATGTGATCATGACGATCTTCTTTGACCTGAGTCGGAGGATGGGCTACTTCACCATTCAGACCTACATCCCATGCAGTATGATCGTGGTCTTGTCCTGGGTCTCCTTCTGGATCAACAAGGATGCAGTCCCAGCCCGCACATCTCTGG GCATTACCACAGTGCTCACTATGACAACACTAAGCACCATCTCCAGGAAGTCCCTGCCCAAGGTGTCCTATGTCACCGCCATGGACTTGTTTGTCTCCGTCTGCTTCATCTTCACCTTCGCTGCCCTTATGGAGTATGGCACTCTGCACTACTTCACCAGCAACAGACAGACCAAGAAGGCTAAGGCCAACAGCGCACAG CAGAAATCATCTAGCATGGTGAACATCCGTCCTGGAACGTCCCTACTCCAGATGAACAATATTGTGCCCTATCACGAGGAGGATGACTATGCCTACGAGTGTCTGGATGGGAAAGACTGCACcagcttcttctgctgcttcgaCGACTGCCGCTCAGGTGCCTGGCGTGAAAACAGGATGCACGTCCGGGTTTCCAAGATTGACTCTTACTCGCGAATATTCTTTCCCACCGCTTTTGGCCTTTTCAACCTGGTTTACTGGATAGGGTATCTGTATCTATAA
- the gabrg1 gene encoding gamma-aminobutyric acid receptor subunit gamma-1 isoform X2: MVGKIWIPDTFFRNSRKSDAHWITTPNRLLRLWSNGRVMYTLRLTINAECYLKLHNFPMDEHSCPLEFSSYGYPKNEIMYRWQRRSVEVADQRYWRLYQFAFVGLRNTTDVAHTQSGEYVIMTIFFDLSRRMGYFTIQTYIPCSMIVVLSWVSFWINKDAVPARTSLGITTVLTMTTLSTISRKSLPKVSYVTAMDLFVSVCFIFTFAALMEYGTLHYFTSNRQTKKAKANSAQVRTNPTTSVFNSPQQKSSSMVNIRPGTSLLQMNNIVPYHEEDDYAYECLDGKDCTSFFCCFDDCRSGAWRENRMHVRVSKIDSYSRIFFPTAFGLFNLVYWIGYLYL; the protein is encoded by the exons ATGGTAGGCAAAATCTGGATTCCCGACACGTTCTTCAGGAACTCCCGGAAATCAGACGCCCACTGGATCACCACTCCAAATCGCCTCCTGAGACTGTGGAGCAACGGCAGAGTGATGTACACACTGAG GTTGACTATTAATGCGGAGTGCTACCTTAAGCTGCATAACTTTCCAATGGACGAGCACTCGTGTCCGCTGGAGTTTTCAAGCT ATGGTTATCCTAAGAATGAGATCATGTACCGTTGGCAGAGGCGCTCGGTGGAGGTGGCAGACCAGCGCTACTGGAGACTCTACCAGTTTGCCTTTGTAGGGTTGAGGAACACCACCGATGTGGCACACACCCAGTCAG GGGAATATGTGATCATGACGATCTTCTTTGACCTGAGTCGGAGGATGGGCTACTTCACCATTCAGACCTACATCCCATGCAGTATGATCGTGGTCTTGTCCTGGGTCTCCTTCTGGATCAACAAGGATGCAGTCCCAGCCCGCACATCTCTGG GCATTACCACAGTGCTCACTATGACAACACTAAGCACCATCTCCAGGAAGTCCCTGCCCAAGGTGTCCTATGTCACCGCCATGGACTTGTTTGTCTCCGTCTGCTTCATCTTCACCTTCGCTGCCCTTATGGAGTATGGCACTCTGCACTACTTCACCAGCAACAGACAGACCAAGAAGGCTAAGGCCAACAGCGCACAGGTACGCA CAAACCCAACAACAAGTGTGTTTAACTCCCCCCAGCAGAAATCATCTAGCATGGTGAACATCCGTCCTGGAACGTCCCTACTCCAGATGAACAATATTGTGCCCTATCACGAGGAGGATGACTATGCCTACGAGTGTCTGGATGGGAAAGACTGCACcagcttcttctgctgcttcgaCGACTGCCGCTCAGGTGCCTGGCGTGAAAACAGGATGCACGTCCGGGTTTCCAAGATTGACTCTTACTCGCGAATATTCTTTCCCACCGCTTTTGGCCTTTTCAACCTGGTTTACTGGATAGGGTATCTGTATCTATAA
- the gabrg1 gene encoding gamma-aminobutyric acid receptor subunit gamma-1 isoform X3, protein MVGKIWIPDTFFRNSRKSDAHWITTPNRLLRLWSNGRVMYTLRLTINAECYLKLHNFPMDEHSCPLEFSSYGYPKNEIMYRWQRRSVEVADQRYWRLYQFAFVGLRNTTDVAHTQSGEYVIMTIFFDLSRRMGYFTIQTYIPCSMIVVLSWVSFWINKDAVPARTSLGITTVLTMTTLSTISRKSLPKVSYVTAMDLFVSVCFIFTFAALMEYGTLHYFTSNRQTKKAKANSAQKSSSMVNIRPGTSLLQMNNIVPYHEEDDYAYECLDGKDCTSFFCCFDDCRSGAWRENRMHVRVSKIDSYSRIFFPTAFGLFNLVYWIGYLYL, encoded by the exons ATGGTAGGCAAAATCTGGATTCCCGACACGTTCTTCAGGAACTCCCGGAAATCAGACGCCCACTGGATCACCACTCCAAATCGCCTCCTGAGACTGTGGAGCAACGGCAGAGTGATGTACACACTGAG GTTGACTATTAATGCGGAGTGCTACCTTAAGCTGCATAACTTTCCAATGGACGAGCACTCGTGTCCGCTGGAGTTTTCAAGCT ATGGTTATCCTAAGAATGAGATCATGTACCGTTGGCAGAGGCGCTCGGTGGAGGTGGCAGACCAGCGCTACTGGAGACTCTACCAGTTTGCCTTTGTAGGGTTGAGGAACACCACCGATGTGGCACACACCCAGTCAG GGGAATATGTGATCATGACGATCTTCTTTGACCTGAGTCGGAGGATGGGCTACTTCACCATTCAGACCTACATCCCATGCAGTATGATCGTGGTCTTGTCCTGGGTCTCCTTCTGGATCAACAAGGATGCAGTCCCAGCCCGCACATCTCTGG GCATTACCACAGTGCTCACTATGACAACACTAAGCACCATCTCCAGGAAGTCCCTGCCCAAGGTGTCCTATGTCACCGCCATGGACTTGTTTGTCTCCGTCTGCTTCATCTTCACCTTCGCTGCCCTTATGGAGTATGGCACTCTGCACTACTTCACCAGCAACAGACAGACCAAGAAGGCTAAGGCCAACAGCGCACAG AAATCATCTAGCATGGTGAACATCCGTCCTGGAACGTCCCTACTCCAGATGAACAATATTGTGCCCTATCACGAGGAGGATGACTATGCCTACGAGTGTCTGGATGGGAAAGACTGCACcagcttcttctgctgcttcgaCGACTGCCGCTCAGGTGCCTGGCGTGAAAACAGGATGCACGTCCGGGTTTCCAAGATTGACTCTTACTCGCGAATATTCTTTCCCACCGCTTTTGGCCTTTTCAACCTGGTTTACTGGATAGGGTATCTGTATCTATAA